In the Streptomyces coeruleoprunus genome, AGCACCACCGCGATCCCCGATCTTCTGAACCCACCGCGCAATGTCGCGCAGGCACCCCGCCCTGCGCGACATTGCGCAGGTCAGAGCCGCCCTCCTGCAGTCCCGAAGGACGTATAGCCATGGCCGCCACCCCCGAAAAGCCCGCACCCGCCACGCCCCGCCGCAAGCCGGGGCGCCACCGTGGCGAGGGCCAGTGGGCCAGGGGCCACTTCACGCCCCTCAACGGCAATGAGCAGTTCAAGAAGGACGACGACGGTCTCAATGTGCGGACACGCATTGAGACGATCTACTCCAAGGCGGGTTTCGACTCCATCGACCCCAACGACCTGCGCGGCCGGATGCGCTGGTGGGGTCTGTACACCCAGCGCAAGCCCGGGATCGACGGCGGCAAGACCGCCGTGCTGGAGCCGGAGGAGCTGGACGACGAGTACTTCATGCTGCGCGTCCGCATCGACGGCGGGCAGCTCACGACCCGGCAGCTGAGGGTCATCGGTGAGATCTCGCAGGAGTTCGCGCGCGGGACCGCCGACATCACCGACCGGCAGAACGTCCAGTACCACTGGATCCGGATCGAGGACGTCCCGGAGATCTGGCGGCGGCTGGAGGAGGTCGGCCTGTCGACCACCGAGGCCTGCGGTGACACGCCCCGCGTGATCATCGGCTCGCCCGTCGCCGGCATCGCCGAGGACGAGATCATCGACGGCACCCCCGCCGTGGAGGAGATCCACCGCCGGATCATCGGCAACAAGGACTTCTCCAACCTGCCCCGCAAGTTCAAGTCCGCGGTCTCCGGCTCGCCGCTGCTCGACGTGGCGCACGAGATCAACGACATCGCGTTCGTCGGCGTCGAGCACCCCGAGCACGGGCCGGGCTTCGACCTGTGGGTCGGCGGCGGTCTGTCCACCAACCCGAAGATCGGCGTGCGCCTCGGCGCCTGGGTGCCGCTGGACGAGGTGCCGGACGTCTACACGGGCGTCATCTCGATCTTCCGCGACTACGGCTACCGCCGCCTGCGCACCCGCGCCCGGCTGAAGTTCCTGGTCGCCGACTGGGGCGCCGAGAAGTTCCGCCAGGTGCTGGAGGACGAGTACCTGAAGCGGAAGCTGACCGACGGCCCGGCCCCGGCCCAGCCCGTGCAGCAGTGGCGCGACCACGTCGGTGTCCACCGGCAGAAGGACGGCCGGTTCTACGTCGGCTTCGCCCCGCGCGTCGGCCGCGTCGACGGCGCCACGCTCACCAAGATCGCCGAGGTGGCGGAGGCGCACGGCTCCGGCCGCGTCCGCACCACCGTCGAGCAGAAGATGATCGTGCTGGACGTGGAGGAGGGCCAGGTCGAGTCGCTGACCGCCGCCCTGGAGGCGCTGGACCTGCGGGTCAAGCCGTCCCCGTTCCGCCGCGGCACCATGGCCTGCACCGGCATCGAGTTCTGCAAGCTGGCCATCGTCGAGACCAAGGCGCGCGGCTCCTCCCTCATCGACGAGCTGGAGCGCCGCCTGCCGGACTTCGACCAGCCGCTCACCATCAACATCAACGGCTGCCCCAACGCCTGCGCCCGTATCCAGGTGGCGGACATCGGTCTCAAGGGCCAGCTGGTCCTGGACGACAACGGCGAGCAGGTCGAGGGCTTCCAGGTGCACCTGGGCGGCGCGCTCGGCCTGGAGGCGGGCTTCGGCCGCAAGGTCCGCGGCCTGAAGGTCACCTCGGCCGAGCTGCCCGACTACATCGAGCGGGTCCTCAAGCGCTTCCAGGAGGAGCGCGAGGAGGGCGAGCGGTTCGCCACCTGGGCGGCCCGCGCGTCCGAGGAGGCGCTGTCATGAGCGAGCGAGCGGCGCCGTTCTACTGCCCGTACTGCGGCGACGAGGACCTGCGTCCCAGCGAGCAGGGCCACGGAGCGTGGGAGTGCGCGGCGTGCAATCGAGCCTTCCAGCTGAAGTTCCTGGGCCTGCTGGCCCGCGGGCTCCAGCGCCACGACAGCGGAGGGGACCGGACGTGACCGTGACGGAGACGGAAGAGGATCTGAAGGCGCTCGCCGAGCGCGCCGGCCGTGAGCTGGAGGACGCCTCGGCGCTCGACATCCTGAAGTGGGCCACCGACACCTTCGGCGGCCGGTTCTGCGTCACCTCCTCCATGGAGGACGCGGTCGTCGCGCACCTCGCCTCGCGCGCCTTCCCCGGCGTGGACGTGGTGTTCCTGGACACCGGCTACCACTTCCCCGAGACCATCGGGACCCGCGACGCGGTGGCGGCCGTGATGGACGTCAACGTCATCACGCTGACGCCGCGGCAGACGGTGGCCGAGCAGGACGCCGAGTACGGGCCGAAGCTGCACGACCGGGACCCCGACCTGTGCTGCGCGCTGCGCAAGGTGAAGCCCCTGGAGGAGGGCCTGACCGCGTACGACGCGTGGGCGACCGGGCTGCGCCGCGACGAGTCGCCGACCCGGGCGAACACCCCCGTCGTCGGCTGGGACGCCCGGCGCCGCAAGGTCAAGGTGTCGCCGATCGCCCGCTGGACGCAGGACGACGTCGACGCGTACGTCACCGAGCACGGCGTCCTCACCAACCCGCTGCTGATGGACGGCTACGCCTCCGTCGGCTGCGCCCCCTGCACGCGCCGCGTGCTGGAGGGCGAGGACGCGCGCGCCGGCCGCTGGGCCGGCCGCGCCAAGACGGAGTGCGGGCTGCACGGATGACGAACGAAACGATCCCTCAGAGCGATCAGAACGATCAGAGCGAACAGACCTCTCAGGACGAGCAGGAGAAGCACGTGACTGCGGCCGGGTCCACCGGGGCCACCATCTGGCTCACCGGTCTGCCGAGCGCCGGCAAGACCACCATCGCCTACGAGCTGGCCGGCCGGCTGCGCGCGGAGGGCCACCGGGTCGAGGTCCTCGACGGCGACGAGATCCGCGAGTTCCTCTCCGCGGGCCTCGGCTTCAGCCGCGAGGACCGGCACACCAACGTGCAGCGGATCGGCTTCGTCGCCGAGCTGCTGGCGTCCAACGGCGTGAAGGTCCTCGTGCCGGTCATCGCCCCGTACGCGGACAGCCGCGAGGCGGTGCGCAAGCGCCACCAGCAGGAGGGCACCGCGTACGTCGAGGTGCACGTCGCCACACCGGTCGAGGTGTGCTCCGTACGCGATGTGAAGGGGCTGTACGCCAAGCAGGCGGCCGGCGAGATCAGCGGGCTGACCGGCGTCGACGACCCGTACGAGGAGCCGGAGACGCCCGATCTGCGCATCGAGTCGCAGAACCAGACCGTGCAGGAGTCCGCGGCGGCGCTGCACGCGCTGCTCACCGAGAGGGGTCTGGCATGACGACCACCGTCGACACCACCCACGAAGACACGGACAGCCCGTTCGCGCTGTCGCACCTGGACGCCCTGGAGTCCGAGGCCGTCCACATCTTCCGTGAGGTGGCGGGCGAGTTCGAGCGGCCGGTGATCCTGTTCTCCGGCGGCAAGGACTCCATCGTCATGCTGCACCTGGCGCTGAAGGCGTTCGCGCCCGCCGCGATCCCGTTCTCGCTGCTGCACGTGGACACCGGGCACAACTTCCCGGAGGTCATCGAGTACCGCGACCGGACCGTGGCGCAGCACGGGCTGCGGCTGCACGTCGCGTCGGTGCAGGACTACATCGACCGGGGTGTGCTCAAGGAGCGCCCGGACGGCACCCGCAACCCGCTGCAGACCGTGCCGCTCACCGAGGCCATCCAGCAGCACCGCTTCGACGCCGTGTTCGGCGGCGGTCGGCGCGACGAGGAGAAGGCCCGCGCCAAGGAGCGGGTGTTCTCGCTGCGCGACGAGTTCTCGCAGTGGGACCCGCGCCGCCAGCGGCCCGAGCTGTGGCAGCTCTACAACGGCCGGCACGCGCCCGGCGAGCACGTCCGGGTCTTCCCGCTGTCCAACTGGACCGAGCTGGACGTGTGGCAGTACATCGCCCGTGAGGGCATCGAGCTGCCGGAGATCTACTTCGCGCACGAGCGGGAGGTGTTCTCCCGCAACGGCATGTGGCTGACGGCCGGCGAGTGGGGCGGCCCGAAGGAGCACGAGCCGGTCGTCAGACGGCTCATCCGCTACCGCACGGTCGGTGACATGTCCTGCACGGGCGCGGTCGACTCCGACGCCACCACGCTGGATGCCGTGATCGCCGAGATCGCCGCGTCCCGGCTCACCGAGCGGGGCGCCACCCGCGCCGACGACAAGCTGTCCGAGGCGGCGATGGAAGACCGCAAGCGCGAAGGGTACTTCTAGAGATGTCCACGACGACCGAGCAGCTCTCGGCCACCACCCTGCTGCGCTTCGCGACCGCCGGGTCCGTCGACGACGGCAAGTCCACCCTCGTGGGGCGGCTGCTGCACGACTCCAAGTCCGTGCTGGCCGACCAGCTGGAGGCCGTCGAGCACGCCTCCCGCTCGCGCGGCCAGGAGGCGCCGGACCTGGCGCTGCTCACCGACGGTCTGCGGGCGGAGCGCGAGCAGGGCATCACGATCGACGTGGCGTACCGCTACTTCGCCACGCCCCGGCGCCGGTTCATCCTCGCCGACACGCCCGGCCATGTGCAGTACACCCGCAACATGGTCACCGGCGCGTCCACGGCGGAGCTGACCGTAATCCTGGTCGACGCGCGCAACGGCGTCGTCGAGCAGACGCGCCGGCACGCCGCGATCGCCGCGCTGCTGCGCGTCCCGCACGTCGTGCTCGCCGTCAACAAGATGGACCTCGTCGGTTACGAGGAGGGCGTCTTCGCGAAGATCGCCGAGGAGTTCACGGCGTACGCGACCGAGCTGGGCGTGCCGGAGGTCACCGCGATCCCGATCTCGGCGCTGGCCGGTGACAACGTGGTGGAGCCGTCCGCGAACATGGACTGGTACGGCGGCCCGACGGTGCTGGAGCACCTGGAGACCGTCCCGGCGAGCCACGACCTGACGGCCTGCCACGCGCGGCTGCCGGTGCAGTACGTGATCCGGCCGCAGACCGCCGAGCACCCCGACTACCGGGGCTACGCCGGGCAGATCGCCGCCGGTACGTTCCGGGTGGGCGAGGAGGTCACGGTCCTGCCGTCGGGCCGTACGTCCCGGATCTCGGGCATCGACCTGCTGGGCGAGCCCGTCGACATCGCGTGGACGCCGCAGTCGGTGACCGTCCTGCTGGAGGACGACATCGACATCTCGCGCGGCGACCTGATCGTACCGAGCAAGGACGCGCCCCCGACCACACAGGACGTCGAGGCGACGGTCTGCCACGTCGCGGACACACCGCTGACCGTCGGCCAGCGCGTGCTGCTGAAGCACACGACCCGCACGGTGAAGGCGATCGTCAAGGAGATCCCGTCGCGGCTGACGCTGGACGACCTGTCGCAGCACCCGGAGCCGGGCCGGCTCGTCGCCAACGACATCGGCATCGTGAAGGTCCGCACGGCGGAGCCGCTCGCGCTCGACTCGTACGCCGACTCGCGCCGCACCGGTTCGTTCCTGCTGATCGACCCGGCGGACGGGACGACGCTCGCGGCCGGGATGGCCGGCGACTCGTTCGCCACGGCCGCCAAGGCGCCCGCCGGTGCCGGCGCTACGGCCGACGACGACGGGTGGGACTTCTGATGGCCGACGTGTTCGGCACGTTCGCGAAGGAGGGCGGCCGCGTCGGCAGCGGTGTCCTCGGCGCGGGCACCGGAGGGGTCGCGCGATGTGCCCGATGAGCCGCGTCCCGGCCCCGCTCCACCCCGTACGACCACCGTCCCCCGCCGATCGCCCGGCCTCGTCCCGTCGTTGACCCACGGGACGCAGGCACCGGGCGCCCATGAGAGGAACCGCCTCCGTGCCTGCCACGTCCCGTACCAACCCGCTGCGCCGCGCGCTCGCCGCCGCCGTCGCCCTGCCCCTGCTGATCGGGGCACTGGCCTCGTGCGGCTACGGCTCCCAGGCACCGAAGGGGGACGGCCGGGCCGTCGCCAAGGGCGAGAAGCTGTCGGCGGACTCGGTCCGGCTGGGCTACTTCCCCAACCTGACGCACGCCACGGCGCTCGTCGGGGACCAGGAGGGCTTCTTCCAGAAGGAGCTGGGCGGCACGCAGCTGAAGGTGTCCACCTTCAACGCGGGCCCCTCGGAGATCGAGGCGCTCAACGCGGGCTCGGTCGACATCGGCTTCATCGGCCCGTCGCCGGCGATCAACGGCTACATCAAGTCGGGCGGCAAGAACCTGCGGATCATCGCCGGTTCGGCCTCCGGCGGTGTGAAGCTCGTCGTGAACCCCGAGAAGATCAAGACCCTGGCGGACGTCAAGGGCAAGCGGATCGCGACCCCGCAGCACGGCAACACGCAGGACGTCGCGTTCCTCAACTGGATCGCGCGGCAGGGCTGGAAGGTCGACGCGGAGAGCGGCAAGGGCGACGTCTCGGTGGTCCGCACCGAGAACAAGATCGCCCCCGACGCCTACAAGTCCGGCTCCGTCGACGGCGCCTGGGTGCCCGAGCCGACGGCCTCCAAGCTGGTCAGCGAGGGGGCGAAGGTGCTGCTCGACGAGGCGTCGCTGTGGCCGGACAAGAAGTTCGTCATCACCAACGTCATCGTGTCGCAGACGTTCCTGAAGGATCACCCCGACGTCGTCGAGGCGGTACTGCGCGGCTCGCTGAAGACCAACGCGTGGATCAACGCCAACCCCGGCAAGGCGAAGGCCTCGGCGAACGAGAGGCTCCGGCAGCTCACCGGCAAGGCCCTGCCCGCCAAGGTGATCGACCCGGCCTGGCCGTCGATCGCGTTCACCGACGACCCGCTGGCCGCCACGCTGCGCGCCCAGGCCGACCACGCCGTGAAGGCCGGTCTGCTGGAGAAGCCCGACCTGACCGGCATCTACGACCTGCGGCCGCTCAACAAGGTCCTGAAGGCAGCGGGCAGGCCCGCCGCCGACGACGCCGGCCTCGGCGCCGCATAACCCCGTACGAGACCGAACCCCAGGAGGTGACGACCATGGCCACGACGCTCACGACACCGACGGCCGAGGACCGTACGGCGGTCGAGTACGCCGCCCGTATCGAGCACGTCTCGAAGTCCTTCGCCGGGCCCACCGGGCAGCAGCTCGTCCTGGACGACATCAGCCTCGATGTCGCTCCCGGCGAGTTCGTCACCCTCCTGGGTGCCTCCGGCTGCGGCAAGTCCACCCTGCTCAACCTGGTCGCGGGCCTGGACCGGCCGAGCAGCGGTTCGATCACCACCGACGGGCGGCCGGCGCTGATGTTCCAGGAGCACGCGCTGTTCCCGTGGCTGACGGCCGGCAAGAACATCGAGCTGGCGCTGCGGCTGCGCGGCGTGCCGAAGAACGAGCGGCGCGACGAGGCCGAGCGGCTGCTGGAGCTGGTGCGGCTGGGCGGCGCCTACCGCAAGCGGGTGCACGAGCTGTCCGGCGGTATGCGCCAGCGGGTCGCCATGGCGCGGGCGCTGGCGCAGGACAGCCGGCTGCTGCTGATGGACGAGCCGTTCGCGGCGCTGGACGCCATCACCCGGGACGTGCTGCACGACGAGCTGACCCGGATCTGGGCCGAGACGCGGCTGTCGGTGCTGTTCGTGACGCACAACGTGCGGGAGGCCGTGCGGCTGGCCGAGCGCGTGGTGCTGCTGTCGTCCCGGCCCGGGCGGATCGCCCGCGAGTGGACCGTGGACATCCCGCAGCCGCGCCGTATCGAGGACGCCGAGGTGGCGGAGCTGTCCCTCGAGATCACCGAACAACTGCGTGGGGAGATCCGCCGTCATGGCCAGCACTGAAACCGCCGTCACGAAGGACGGCGCCGCCAAGGGCGACGACCTCGCCGGCCTGGAGGCGGGCCTGGACGCGCTGGACGCGGTCGAGGTGCGCCGTACGCCGGTGCGCGAGGTCCTGGTCAAGAAGGTCCTGCCGCCGGTGGTGGCGGTGCTCCTGGTGCTGGTGGTGTGGCAGGTCCTGGTGTGGGCCGAGGTCACCGACGCCTACAAGCTGCCCGCGCCGTCTGCGGTGTGGGACAGCCTGGCCCACATGTGGCTGCAGGGGACCCTGTTCGGCGTGATGTGGACGAGCGTGTCCCGGGCGCTGCTGGGCTTCGCCCTGGCGCTCGCGATCGGTACGCCGCTGGGCCTGCTGGTCGCGCGGGTGCGGTTCGTGCGGGCCGCGATCGGGCCGGTGCTGTCGGGTCTGCAGTCGCTGCCGTCGGTGGCGTGGGTGCCGCCCGCGGTGCTGTGGCTGGGCCTGAACGACTCGATGATGTTCGCGGTGATCCTGCTGGGCGCGGTGCCGTCGATCGCCAACGGCCTGGTGGCCGGGGTGGACCAGGTGCCGCCGCTGTTCCTGCGGGCGGGCCGCACGCTGGGCGCGACCGGGCTGCGGGGTGCGTGGCACATCGTGATGCCGGCGGCGCTGCCGGGCTATCTGGCGGGCCTGAAGCAGGGCTGGGCGTTCTCGTGGCGGTCGCTGATGGCCGCGGAGATCATCGCGTCGTCGCCGGATCTCGGTCTCGGCCTCGGCCAGTTGCTGGAGAACGGCCGCAACAACTCCGACATGCCGGGGATCTTCCTGGCGATCCTGCTGATCCTGATCGTCGGCATCGCCATCGACCTGCTGGTCTTCAGCCCGCTGGAGCGGTCGGTGCTGCGCCGCCGCGGTCTGCTGAGCAGGAGCTGAACGTTCCATGACGACCCGCCGCCCCGCCCCGACGGCCCGTCCGGCCGCCCCGACGGCCCACGCCGCCGCCCCGACGGCGCGCCCCGTCCTGCTCGTCGTCGCCCACGGCAGCCGCGACCCGCGGCACGCCGCGACCGTCCACGCCCTGGTGCGGCGGGCGGCGGTGATGCGCCCGGGGCTGCGCGTGGAGACGGCGTTCCTGGACTTCAACGTCCCCTCGGTGCCGGCCGTCCTGGACCGGCTGGCGACCGAGGGCGTCCGGGACGTGGTGGCCCTCCCGCTCCTGCTGACCCGGGCGTTCCACGCGAAGGCGGACATCCCGGCGGTACTGCGCCAGGCCCCGCCGACGCTGAACATCCGTCAGGCCGAGGTCTTGGGCCCGTCCCCGCTGCTGCTGTCGGCGTTGGAACGGCGGCTGTACGAGGCGGGTCCGGCCCCCGGCATGAAGCCCTCCACCGGCGTCGTCCTGGCATCCGCCGGGTCCACCGACCCGGCGGCGGCTGTGCTCACCCGGGGGACACCCCCCGGACCCCCGGCCGGAAGCCCGGCCGGACCCGTGCCCGGAACCCCGCAGTGGCGACACGCCGTCGCGCGCATGAAGCGCTCCACCGGCGTCGTCCTGGCATCCGCCGGGTCCACCGACCCGGAGGCGAACGCGGCGATCGCAGAAACGGCGCGGGAGCTGCGGCGCGCCGGTTGGTGCGCCGTGCGGCCCGCGTTCGCCTCCGCTTCCCTTCCCCGCACCGAGGACGCGGTGCGGGCCCTGCGAGCCGAGGGCGTGCGCAGGGTCGCGGTCGCCCCGTACGTGATCGCGCCCGGGCGGCTCCCGGACCGGATCGCGGCGGGCGCCGCCGAGGCCGATGTGCTGGCCGGTGTGCTCGGCCCGGCGCCCGAGCTGGCCCGGCTGCTGCTGGAGCGCTACGACGGGGCCCGCGCGGCCGGCCGGGTGCTGGCGGCGGCGGTCTAGCCGAGGCTGCCGGGGGCCGGTACGCGTTCCAGGACGCCGCCGGCGAACACGTCGTACAGCGGCAGCGTCTCCAGGTGGACGTAGCCGATGTGGCAGTCGCACACGGCCAGCGGGCACGGCCGGGGCGCGAGCGCGGCGCGGTACGAGCCGTCGTAGAGGTTGCCCAGTTCGGCCCGCACGAAGTGGCAGCGGCGGACCGTGCCCTCCCCGTCCACCGAGACGACGGACGCGCCCGTACGGCAGGGCAGTCCGGCCGAGCGGTGCGGGTGGCGGCTGTACGGGAAGAGCGGGTCCAGCGCGGTCCAGGTGGCCGCCTCGGCGTCGGTGTAGGTGTGGCCCTCGGCCGCGTTGATCCACAGGTAGACGTGCGGGGGCAGCGCGGCGCGCAGGCGGCGGGCGTGCTCCAGGTGCTCGGGCAGGCCGACGACGCCGACGCTGAAGCGGATGCCCCGGTCCGCGAGGTCCCGCGTCTTGGCCACGAACCGGTCGTACGGGGTCTGGCCCGGGTGGTAGGTGCACCAGAGGGCGACGGTGTCCGGGTCGGCGTCGGCGAGCCAGTCGGTGCGGCAGCTGAGGTTGGTCTGGATGGCGACCCGTTCGACGTGCGGCCGGTGGGACAGCTCGACCAGGGCGCGCCGGTACCAGGAGCGGACCAGGCCCTCGCCCCACGGGGTGAACAGGACGGAGAGCCGGTCGCCCGACTGGTCCTTCGCCCAGCCCGTGAACCGTTCGAGCGCGGCCCGGTCGGCGCGCAGCTGTTCGGGGGTGTCGCGCCGCTTCGCGAAGGGGCAGTAGGGGCAGTCGAAGTCGCAGGAGGCGAGCGGGCCCCGGTAGAGGATCGTCAGGTCCATGGCGGCTACTTGACGGCGTACGCGGCCATCGCGGCCCGTACCTCGGCGGAGAACAGCTCGGGTCCCAGCGCGTCGGAGTGGGCGAGGCCCTCCGGGGAGAGGCGCAGCAGCCCGTCGGGCGCGTCGTCGTCCAGCCAGCCGCGCGCGGCGAACGCGGCCAGCTCCGCGGGGAAGTCGTCGTACGGCTCCGCCCCGAACCGGTCCCGGTAGTCGGCGAGGGGCATGCCCCTGGCCTGGAGCAGCGACTGGAGGAGGTGACGCCGGCGCGCCTCGTCCCCGTCGACGTACCGGCCGTGCACGGCCCGGGTGAAGTCCTCGGTGCCCGTGTAGGCGTCGATGATCGCCCGTATATGGCCCATGTCGACCGCGTAGTCGAAGGAGTAGTGGAGCGTGGAGGTGTAGGAGCGGGCCCCGCAGCCGAGGCCGATCATGCCGTCGGTCTGGCAGGCGTGGTCGTCGGGTCCCTGCGCCGGTGCGCCGGGCCGGCGGAACATCCGCATGGACACCTGCTCGTAGCCGTGGGCGAGGAGGTGGTCGCGGCCCTGCCGGTAGAGG is a window encoding:
- a CDS encoding nitrite/sulfite reductase, whose translation is MAATPEKPAPATPRRKPGRHRGEGQWARGHFTPLNGNEQFKKDDDGLNVRTRIETIYSKAGFDSIDPNDLRGRMRWWGLYTQRKPGIDGGKTAVLEPEELDDEYFMLRVRIDGGQLTTRQLRVIGEISQEFARGTADITDRQNVQYHWIRIEDVPEIWRRLEEVGLSTTEACGDTPRVIIGSPVAGIAEDEIIDGTPAVEEIHRRIIGNKDFSNLPRKFKSAVSGSPLLDVAHEINDIAFVGVEHPEHGPGFDLWVGGGLSTNPKIGVRLGAWVPLDEVPDVYTGVISIFRDYGYRRLRTRARLKFLVADWGAEKFRQVLEDEYLKRKLTDGPAPAQPVQQWRDHVGVHRQKDGRFYVGFAPRVGRVDGATLTKIAEVAEAHGSGRVRTTVEQKMIVLDVEEGQVESLTAALEALDLRVKPSPFRRGTMACTGIEFCKLAIVETKARGSSLIDELERRLPDFDQPLTININGCPNACARIQVADIGLKGQLVLDDNGEQVEGFQVHLGGALGLEAGFGRKVRGLKVTSAELPDYIERVLKRFQEEREEGERFATWAARASEEALS
- a CDS encoding phosphoadenylyl-sulfate reductase; translation: MTVTETEEDLKALAERAGRELEDASALDILKWATDTFGGRFCVTSSMEDAVVAHLASRAFPGVDVVFLDTGYHFPETIGTRDAVAAVMDVNVITLTPRQTVAEQDAEYGPKLHDRDPDLCCALRKVKPLEEGLTAYDAWATGLRRDESPTRANTPVVGWDARRRKVKVSPIARWTQDDVDAYVTEHGVLTNPLLMDGYASVGCAPCTRRVLEGEDARAGRWAGRAKTECGLHG
- the cysC gene encoding adenylyl-sulfate kinase, with amino-acid sequence MTNETIPQSDQNDQSEQTSQDEQEKHVTAAGSTGATIWLTGLPSAGKTTIAYELAGRLRAEGHRVEVLDGDEIREFLSAGLGFSREDRHTNVQRIGFVAELLASNGVKVLVPVIAPYADSREAVRKRHQQEGTAYVEVHVATPVEVCSVRDVKGLYAKQAAGEISGLTGVDDPYEEPETPDLRIESQNQTVQESAAALHALLTERGLA
- the cysD gene encoding sulfate adenylyltransferase subunit CysD, with product MTTTVDTTHEDTDSPFALSHLDALESEAVHIFREVAGEFERPVILFSGGKDSIVMLHLALKAFAPAAIPFSLLHVDTGHNFPEVIEYRDRTVAQHGLRLHVASVQDYIDRGVLKERPDGTRNPLQTVPLTEAIQQHRFDAVFGGGRRDEEKARAKERVFSLRDEFSQWDPRRQRPELWQLYNGRHAPGEHVRVFPLSNWTELDVWQYIAREGIELPEIYFAHEREVFSRNGMWLTAGEWGGPKEHEPVVRRLIRYRTVGDMSCTGAVDSDATTLDAVIAEIAASRLTERGATRADDKLSEAAMEDRKREGYF
- a CDS encoding sulfate adenylyltransferase subunit 1; amino-acid sequence: MSTTTEQLSATTLLRFATAGSVDDGKSTLVGRLLHDSKSVLADQLEAVEHASRSRGQEAPDLALLTDGLRAEREQGITIDVAYRYFATPRRRFILADTPGHVQYTRNMVTGASTAELTVILVDARNGVVEQTRRHAAIAALLRVPHVVLAVNKMDLVGYEEGVFAKIAEEFTAYATELGVPEVTAIPISALAGDNVVEPSANMDWYGGPTVLEHLETVPASHDLTACHARLPVQYVIRPQTAEHPDYRGYAGQIAAGTFRVGEEVTVLPSGRTSRISGIDLLGEPVDIAWTPQSVTVLLEDDIDISRGDLIVPSKDAPPTTQDVEATVCHVADTPLTVGQRVLLKHTTRTVKAIVKEIPSRLTLDDLSQHPEPGRLVANDIGIVKVRTAEPLALDSYADSRRTGSFLLIDPADGTTLAAGMAGDSFATAAKAPAGAGATADDDGWDF
- a CDS encoding aliphatic sulfonate ABC transporter substrate-binding protein, which encodes MPATSRTNPLRRALAAAVALPLLIGALASCGYGSQAPKGDGRAVAKGEKLSADSVRLGYFPNLTHATALVGDQEGFFQKELGGTQLKVSTFNAGPSEIEALNAGSVDIGFIGPSPAINGYIKSGGKNLRIIAGSASGGVKLVVNPEKIKTLADVKGKRIATPQHGNTQDVAFLNWIARQGWKVDAESGKGDVSVVRTENKIAPDAYKSGSVDGAWVPEPTASKLVSEGAKVLLDEASLWPDKKFVITNVIVSQTFLKDHPDVVEAVLRGSLKTNAWINANPGKAKASANERLRQLTGKALPAKVIDPAWPSIAFTDDPLAATLRAQADHAVKAGLLEKPDLTGIYDLRPLNKVLKAAGRPAADDAGLGAA
- a CDS encoding ABC transporter ATP-binding protein, translated to MATTLTTPTAEDRTAVEYAARIEHVSKSFAGPTGQQLVLDDISLDVAPGEFVTLLGASGCGKSTLLNLVAGLDRPSSGSITTDGRPALMFQEHALFPWLTAGKNIELALRLRGVPKNERRDEAERLLELVRLGGAYRKRVHELSGGMRQRVAMARALAQDSRLLLMDEPFAALDAITRDVLHDELTRIWAETRLSVLFVTHNVREAVRLAERVVLLSSRPGRIAREWTVDIPQPRRIEDAEVAELSLEITEQLRGEIRRHGQH
- a CDS encoding ABC transporter permease, with the translated sequence MASTETAVTKDGAAKGDDLAGLEAGLDALDAVEVRRTPVREVLVKKVLPPVVAVLLVLVVWQVLVWAEVTDAYKLPAPSAVWDSLAHMWLQGTLFGVMWTSVSRALLGFALALAIGTPLGLLVARVRFVRAAIGPVLSGLQSLPSVAWVPPAVLWLGLNDSMMFAVILLGAVPSIANGLVAGVDQVPPLFLRAGRTLGATGLRGAWHIVMPAALPGYLAGLKQGWAFSWRSLMAAEIIASSPDLGLGLGQLLENGRNNSDMPGIFLAILLILIVGIAIDLLVFSPLERSVLRRRGLLSRS
- a CDS encoding sirohydrochlorin chelatase, with the protein product MTTRRPAPTARPAAPTAHAAAPTARPVLLVVAHGSRDPRHAATVHALVRRAAVMRPGLRVETAFLDFNVPSVPAVLDRLATEGVRDVVALPLLLTRAFHAKADIPAVLRQAPPTLNIRQAEVLGPSPLLLSALERRLYEAGPAPGMKPSTGVVLASAGSTDPAAAVLTRGTPPGPPAGSPAGPVPGTPQWRHAVARMKRSTGVVLASAGSTDPEANAAIAETARELRRAGWCAVRPAFASASLPRTEDAVRALRAEGVRRVAVAPYVIAPGRLPDRIAAGAAEADVLAGVLGPAPELARLLLERYDGARAAGRVLAAAV
- a CDS encoding STM4011 family radical SAM protein; protein product: MDLTILYRGPLASCDFDCPYCPFAKRRDTPEQLRADRAALERFTGWAKDQSGDRLSVLFTPWGEGLVRSWYRRALVELSHRPHVERVAIQTNLSCRTDWLADADPDTVALWCTYHPGQTPYDRFVAKTRDLADRGIRFSVGVVGLPEHLEHARRLRAALPPHVYLWINAAEGHTYTDAEAATWTALDPLFPYSRHPHRSAGLPCRTGASVVSVDGEGTVRRCHFVRAELGNLYDGSYRAALAPRPCPLAVCDCHIGYVHLETLPLYDVFAGGVLERVPAPGSLG